GGGCGTGCGGTCGGGGTCGTAGGCGAACGAGTATTTCTCCTCGTGCGTCTCGTTCTTCTCGGGGATGGGCCCCGAAGACCAGACCGCGTCATGGTCCTTGAAGATCCAGCGGAACTCCTTCATCGCCGATTCCGGCGCCTTCTTCCCGTCGATCTCCCAGGAGACGAACTTCCAGGTCCCTTCCAGCGGCGTGCTCTTGGCCGAGGGTTCCTGGGCGACGGCGACAGCCGCCGTCAGGACCATGGCGATCACAACGCATCCGTTTCGCATTGGCTTCATCGGCTTCTCCTACCGCCTGATGATTCGTCGAGGACTCGATCGGAGGCACAGGACAGCCTGAGACGCTGGGTCGAAACCCAGCTTGTGCGAGCCTCGGCCTCTCCCGGCCGGGTCGAGACCCAGCCTACGGGCCAGCAGGAGAAGGGACGCCGTCGGCGACATCTCACTGGGCCGGGGAGGGGTTGTCGACCGACATCCTAGAGAACGTCCCCAAAGCGGGCAACATCACTCGGTCAGACGAACCTTTCGAGATCCTCGTCCTTCGAGACGACGGTCACGCCGTCGGGGGTGACGGTGAAGCCCCGGGCGAGGTCTTGCTCGCGATTCCAGCCGATGGTGAAACCGGGCGGGACCTGGACGTGCTTGTCGACGATGGCGCGGCGGATCTTGGCGTGGCGGCCGACGTTGACGTCTTCGAAGAGGATCGAATCCTCCACCAGCGAATAGCTGTGGATACGCACGCCCGGCGAAATGATGCTGCGATAAACCTGGCCGCCGGAGACGATCACCCCCTGACAGACGATCGAATTGAACGCGGAGCCCCGACGATCGTAGTCGGTGTGGACGAACTTCGGCGGCGGCGAGGCCGGCTGGTAGGTGTGGATCGGCCAGTCGCGGTCGTACAGGTTCAGGATCGGGTCGACGGCGATCAGGTC
The window above is part of the Paludisphaera rhizosphaerae genome. Proteins encoded here:
- a CDS encoding TIGR03067 domain-containing protein, whose translation is MKPMRNGCVVIAMVLTAAVAVAQEPSAKSTPLEGTWKFVSWEIDGKKAPESAMKEFRWIFKDHDAVWSSGPIPEKNETHEEKYSFAYDPDRTPGWINLSSTNEKGPALVRGLFEIKDDKLKICLPSDTAKPNQDRPTAFKAGRDSGMMLMVLQRVQTP